A section of the Paralichthys olivaceus isolate ysfri-2021 chromosome 14, ASM2471397v2, whole genome shotgun sequence genome encodes:
- the cfap36 gene encoding cilia- and flagella-associated protein 36 isoform X3, whose translation MAEDDSDWVVESIVGYLGSPEWVIPVTDFMENKCTVFDDEDENKLSYTEIHQQYKKLVEKLLENYMQEVGINEQQFLDACSSPFAKSKTLQSVFQPVLATDDFQMFRSLMVQKNMELQLQALRVIKERNGALPECLTDGVDVMTELQQQEMKILQEVLKKSKEEYEEQMSRRLLFKEGVGSTSSNCSDMPMAESDRAQNTTSAPSQQRTNAKVNGNPVRKDERKTTDPGGGDEKGSAKGRSKLIPDCSSNSVESRVLPAVRAPVKSGEPSVSSLPRTTEQSSSRSQTAAETCLEEAHREAGFSKPFTELSASQQEQLQQRAAYLCQQRDKLHALKKEQQKTKQTTTSEQAPTPAPTPAPTTTPEAVGQSQRNGACTPPLPPPTPAQHSANSSRQKEISAEERKKLQKRKHLADKLKEEVIKK comes from the exons TTTTTGATGACGAAGATGAAAATAAGTTATCATACACAGAAATTCATCAGCAGTATAAGAAGTTG GTGGAGAAGCTGTTAGAGAATTACATGCAGGAGGTTGGCATCAACGAGCAGCAGTTTCTGGATGCGTGCTCCTCTCCCTTTGCCAAGTCCAAAACTCTACAG tCGGTTTTCCAGCCAGTTCTGGCCACAGATGACTTCCAAATGTTCCGCTCGCTGATGGTTCAGAAGAATATGGAACTACAACTTCAAGCCCTCAGGGTCATTAAAGAGAGAAATG gGGCGCTTCCAGAGTGTCTGACTGATGGTGTGGATGTGATGACAGAGTTGCAGCAGCAAGAGATGAAAATCCTGCAAGAGGTTCTCAA AAAATCAAAAGAGGAGTATGAAGAGCAAATGTCCAGGAGGCTGCTGTTCAAGGAAGGCGTGGGTTCCACCTCCAGCAACTGCTCTGATATGCCAATGGCAGAGAGCGACAGAGCCCAGAATACCACCTCTGCTCCCAGCCAGCAACGCACCAATGCCAAG GTCAACGGCAACCCTGTCAGAAAAGACGAGAGGAAGACAACTGACCCCGGAGGTGGAGATGAAAAAGGTTCAGCCAAGGGCAGGTCCAAACTCATACCAG ATTGTAGCAGTAACAGTGTGGAGTCCAGAGTCCTTCCAGCAGTGAGAGCTCCAGTAAAGTCTGGCGAGCCCTCCGTCAGCAGCCTTCCTCGGaccacagagcagagcagcagcaggagccagACTGCAGCCGAAACGTGTCTGGAGGAGGCACATAGGGAGGCTGGCTTCTCTAAGCCATTTACT GAGTTGTCAGCGtcacagcaggagcagctccagcagagggcagcataTCTGTGTCAGCAGCGAGACAAGCTGCACGCGCTGAagaaagagcagcagaaaaCCAAGCAGACCACCACATCAGAGCAGGCACCCACACCAGCACCCACACCAGCACCCACCACCACCCCG GAGGCAGTGGGGCAGTCCCAGAGGAATGGGGCCTGtacccctcctcttcctccgcctACTCCTGCACAGCACTCTGCTAACTCGTCCAGACAGAAG GAAATATCtgctgaggagaggaagaagctccagaagagaaaacatcttGCCGACAAgctgaaagaggaagtgatAAAGAAATAA
- the cfap36 gene encoding cilia- and flagella-associated protein 36 isoform X4, producing MAEDDSDWVVESIVGYLGSPEWVIPVTDFMENKCTVFDDEDENKLSYTEIHQQYKKLVEKLLENYMQEVGINEQQFLDACSSPFAKSKTLQSVFQPVLATDDFQMFRSLMVQKNMELQLQALRVIKERNGALPECLTDGVDVMTELQQQEMKILQEVLKKSKEEYEEQMSRRLLFKEGVGSTSSNCSDMPMAESDRAQNTTSAPSQQRTNAKAKAEGNGDSSSSSNGHLAPLVNGNTATEFNRVNGNPVRKDERKTTDPGGGDEKGSAKGRSKLIPDCSSNSVESRVLPAVRAPVKSGEPSVSSLPRTTEQSSSRSQTAAETCLEEAHREAGFSKPFTELSASQQEQLQQRAAYLCQQRDKLHALKKEQQKTKQTTTSEQAPTPAPTPAPTTTPEISAEERKKLQKRKHLADKLKEEVIKK from the exons TTTTTGATGACGAAGATGAAAATAAGTTATCATACACAGAAATTCATCAGCAGTATAAGAAGTTG GTGGAGAAGCTGTTAGAGAATTACATGCAGGAGGTTGGCATCAACGAGCAGCAGTTTCTGGATGCGTGCTCCTCTCCCTTTGCCAAGTCCAAAACTCTACAG tCGGTTTTCCAGCCAGTTCTGGCCACAGATGACTTCCAAATGTTCCGCTCGCTGATGGTTCAGAAGAATATGGAACTACAACTTCAAGCCCTCAGGGTCATTAAAGAGAGAAATG gGGCGCTTCCAGAGTGTCTGACTGATGGTGTGGATGTGATGACAGAGTTGCAGCAGCAAGAGATGAAAATCCTGCAAGAGGTTCTCAA AAAATCAAAAGAGGAGTATGAAGAGCAAATGTCCAGGAGGCTGCTGTTCAAGGAAGGCGTGGGTTCCACCTCCAGCAACTGCTCTGATATGCCAATGGCAGAGAGCGACAGAGCCCAGAATACCACCTCTGCTCCCAGCCAGCAACGCACCAATGCCAAG GCTAAAGCTGAAGGGAAcggtgacagcagcagcagcagtaatggTCACCTCGCCCCACTAGTGAACGGAAACACTGCCACTGAATTTAATCGG GTCAACGGCAACCCTGTCAGAAAAGACGAGAGGAAGACAACTGACCCCGGAGGTGGAGATGAAAAAGGTTCAGCCAAGGGCAGGTCCAAACTCATACCAG ATTGTAGCAGTAACAGTGTGGAGTCCAGAGTCCTTCCAGCAGTGAGAGCTCCAGTAAAGTCTGGCGAGCCCTCCGTCAGCAGCCTTCCTCGGaccacagagcagagcagcagcaggagccagACTGCAGCCGAAACGTGTCTGGAGGAGGCACATAGGGAGGCTGGCTTCTCTAAGCCATTTACT GAGTTGTCAGCGtcacagcaggagcagctccagcagagggcagcataTCTGTGTCAGCAGCGAGACAAGCTGCACGCGCTGAagaaagagcagcagaaaaCCAAGCAGACCACCACATCAGAGCAGGCACCCACACCAGCACCCACACCAGCACCCACCACCACCCCG GAAATATCtgctgaggagaggaagaagctccagaagagaaaacatcttGCCGACAAgctgaaagaggaagtgatAAAGAAATAA
- the cfap36 gene encoding cilia- and flagella-associated protein 36 isoform X5 has product MAEDDSDWVVESIVGYLGSPEWVIPVTDFMENKCTVFDDEDENKLSYTEIHQQYKKLVEKLLENYMQEVGINEQQFLDACSSPFAKSKTLQSVFQPVLATDDFQMFRSLMVQKNMELQLQALRVIKERNGALPECLTDGVDVMTELQQQEMKILQEVLKKSKEEYEEQMSRRLLFKEGVGSTSSNCSDMPMAESDRAQNTTSAPSQQRTNAKVQHVVTPMDPCVQVNGNPVRKDERKTTDPGGGDEKGSAKGRSKLIPDCSSNSVESRVLPAVRAPVKSGEPSVSSLPRTTEQSSSRSQTAAETCLEEAHREAGFSKPFTELSASQQEQLQQRAAYLCQQRDKLHALKKEQQKTKQTTTSEQAPTPAPTPAPTTTPEISAEERKKLQKRKHLADKLKEEVIKK; this is encoded by the exons TTTTTGATGACGAAGATGAAAATAAGTTATCATACACAGAAATTCATCAGCAGTATAAGAAGTTG GTGGAGAAGCTGTTAGAGAATTACATGCAGGAGGTTGGCATCAACGAGCAGCAGTTTCTGGATGCGTGCTCCTCTCCCTTTGCCAAGTCCAAAACTCTACAG tCGGTTTTCCAGCCAGTTCTGGCCACAGATGACTTCCAAATGTTCCGCTCGCTGATGGTTCAGAAGAATATGGAACTACAACTTCAAGCCCTCAGGGTCATTAAAGAGAGAAATG gGGCGCTTCCAGAGTGTCTGACTGATGGTGTGGATGTGATGACAGAGTTGCAGCAGCAAGAGATGAAAATCCTGCAAGAGGTTCTCAA AAAATCAAAAGAGGAGTATGAAGAGCAAATGTCCAGGAGGCTGCTGTTCAAGGAAGGCGTGGGTTCCACCTCCAGCAACTGCTCTGATATGCCAATGGCAGAGAGCGACAGAGCCCAGAATACCACCTCTGCTCCCAGCCAGCAACGCACCAATGCCAAG GTGCAACATGTAGTAACGCCAATGGATCCTTGTGTCCAGGTCAACGGCAACCCTGTCAGAAAAGACGAGAGGAAGACAACTGACCCCGGAGGTGGAGATGAAAAAGGTTCAGCCAAGGGCAGGTCCAAACTCATACCAG ATTGTAGCAGTAACAGTGTGGAGTCCAGAGTCCTTCCAGCAGTGAGAGCTCCAGTAAAGTCTGGCGAGCCCTCCGTCAGCAGCCTTCCTCGGaccacagagcagagcagcagcaggagccagACTGCAGCCGAAACGTGTCTGGAGGAGGCACATAGGGAGGCTGGCTTCTCTAAGCCATTTACT GAGTTGTCAGCGtcacagcaggagcagctccagcagagggcagcataTCTGTGTCAGCAGCGAGACAAGCTGCACGCGCTGAagaaagagcagcagaaaaCCAAGCAGACCACCACATCAGAGCAGGCACCCACACCAGCACCCACACCAGCACCCACCACCACCCCG GAAATATCtgctgaggagaggaagaagctccagaagagaaaacatcttGCCGACAAgctgaaagaggaagtgatAAAGAAATAA
- the cfap36 gene encoding cilia- and flagella-associated protein 36 isoform X6 translates to MAEDDSDWVVESIVGYLGSPEWVIPVTDFMENKCTVFDDEDENKLSYTEIHQQYKKLVEKLLENYMQEVGINEQQFLDACSSPFAKSKTLQSVFQPVLATDDFQMFRSLMVQKNMELQLQALRVIKERNGALPECLTDGVDVMTELQQQEMKILQEVLKKSKEEYEEQMSRRLLFKEGVGSTSSNCSDMPMAESDRAQNTTSAPSQQRTNAKVNGNPVRKDERKTTDPGGGDEKGSAKGRSKLIPDCSSNSVESRVLPAVRAPVKSGEPSVSSLPRTTEQSSSRSQTAAETCLEEAHREAGFSKPFTELSASQQEQLQQRAAYLCQQRDKLHALKKEQQKTKQTTTSEQAPTPAPTPAPTTTPEISAEERKKLQKRKHLADKLKEEVIKK, encoded by the exons TTTTTGATGACGAAGATGAAAATAAGTTATCATACACAGAAATTCATCAGCAGTATAAGAAGTTG GTGGAGAAGCTGTTAGAGAATTACATGCAGGAGGTTGGCATCAACGAGCAGCAGTTTCTGGATGCGTGCTCCTCTCCCTTTGCCAAGTCCAAAACTCTACAG tCGGTTTTCCAGCCAGTTCTGGCCACAGATGACTTCCAAATGTTCCGCTCGCTGATGGTTCAGAAGAATATGGAACTACAACTTCAAGCCCTCAGGGTCATTAAAGAGAGAAATG gGGCGCTTCCAGAGTGTCTGACTGATGGTGTGGATGTGATGACAGAGTTGCAGCAGCAAGAGATGAAAATCCTGCAAGAGGTTCTCAA AAAATCAAAAGAGGAGTATGAAGAGCAAATGTCCAGGAGGCTGCTGTTCAAGGAAGGCGTGGGTTCCACCTCCAGCAACTGCTCTGATATGCCAATGGCAGAGAGCGACAGAGCCCAGAATACCACCTCTGCTCCCAGCCAGCAACGCACCAATGCCAAG GTCAACGGCAACCCTGTCAGAAAAGACGAGAGGAAGACAACTGACCCCGGAGGTGGAGATGAAAAAGGTTCAGCCAAGGGCAGGTCCAAACTCATACCAG ATTGTAGCAGTAACAGTGTGGAGTCCAGAGTCCTTCCAGCAGTGAGAGCTCCAGTAAAGTCTGGCGAGCCCTCCGTCAGCAGCCTTCCTCGGaccacagagcagagcagcagcaggagccagACTGCAGCCGAAACGTGTCTGGAGGAGGCACATAGGGAGGCTGGCTTCTCTAAGCCATTTACT GAGTTGTCAGCGtcacagcaggagcagctccagcagagggcagcataTCTGTGTCAGCAGCGAGACAAGCTGCACGCGCTGAagaaagagcagcagaaaaCCAAGCAGACCACCACATCAGAGCAGGCACCCACACCAGCACCCACACCAGCACCCACCACCACCCCG GAAATATCtgctgaggagaggaagaagctccagaagagaaaacatcttGCCGACAAgctgaaagaggaagtgatAAAGAAATAA
- the cfap36 gene encoding cilia- and flagella-associated protein 36 isoform X1, translated as MAEDDSDWVVESIVGYLGSPEWVIPVTDFMENKCTVFDDEDENKLSYTEIHQQYKKLVEKLLENYMQEVGINEQQFLDACSSPFAKSKTLQSVFQPVLATDDFQMFRSLMVQKNMELQLQALRVIKERNGALPECLTDGVDVMTELQQQEMKILQEVLKKSKEEYEEQMSRRLLFKEGVGSTSSNCSDMPMAESDRAQNTTSAPSQQRTNAKAKAEGNGDSSSSSNGHLAPLVNGNTATEFNRVNGNPVRKDERKTTDPGGGDEKGSAKGRSKLIPDCSSNSVESRVLPAVRAPVKSGEPSVSSLPRTTEQSSSRSQTAAETCLEEAHREAGFSKPFTELSASQQEQLQQRAAYLCQQRDKLHALKKEQQKTKQTTTSEQAPTPAPTPAPTTTPEAVGQSQRNGACTPPLPPPTPAQHSANSSRQKEISAEERKKLQKRKHLADKLKEEVIKK; from the exons TTTTTGATGACGAAGATGAAAATAAGTTATCATACACAGAAATTCATCAGCAGTATAAGAAGTTG GTGGAGAAGCTGTTAGAGAATTACATGCAGGAGGTTGGCATCAACGAGCAGCAGTTTCTGGATGCGTGCTCCTCTCCCTTTGCCAAGTCCAAAACTCTACAG tCGGTTTTCCAGCCAGTTCTGGCCACAGATGACTTCCAAATGTTCCGCTCGCTGATGGTTCAGAAGAATATGGAACTACAACTTCAAGCCCTCAGGGTCATTAAAGAGAGAAATG gGGCGCTTCCAGAGTGTCTGACTGATGGTGTGGATGTGATGACAGAGTTGCAGCAGCAAGAGATGAAAATCCTGCAAGAGGTTCTCAA AAAATCAAAAGAGGAGTATGAAGAGCAAATGTCCAGGAGGCTGCTGTTCAAGGAAGGCGTGGGTTCCACCTCCAGCAACTGCTCTGATATGCCAATGGCAGAGAGCGACAGAGCCCAGAATACCACCTCTGCTCCCAGCCAGCAACGCACCAATGCCAAG GCTAAAGCTGAAGGGAAcggtgacagcagcagcagcagtaatggTCACCTCGCCCCACTAGTGAACGGAAACACTGCCACTGAATTTAATCGG GTCAACGGCAACCCTGTCAGAAAAGACGAGAGGAAGACAACTGACCCCGGAGGTGGAGATGAAAAAGGTTCAGCCAAGGGCAGGTCCAAACTCATACCAG ATTGTAGCAGTAACAGTGTGGAGTCCAGAGTCCTTCCAGCAGTGAGAGCTCCAGTAAAGTCTGGCGAGCCCTCCGTCAGCAGCCTTCCTCGGaccacagagcagagcagcagcaggagccagACTGCAGCCGAAACGTGTCTGGAGGAGGCACATAGGGAGGCTGGCTTCTCTAAGCCATTTACT GAGTTGTCAGCGtcacagcaggagcagctccagcagagggcagcataTCTGTGTCAGCAGCGAGACAAGCTGCACGCGCTGAagaaagagcagcagaaaaCCAAGCAGACCACCACATCAGAGCAGGCACCCACACCAGCACCCACACCAGCACCCACCACCACCCCG GAGGCAGTGGGGCAGTCCCAGAGGAATGGGGCCTGtacccctcctcttcctccgcctACTCCTGCACAGCACTCTGCTAACTCGTCCAGACAGAAG GAAATATCtgctgaggagaggaagaagctccagaagagaaaacatcttGCCGACAAgctgaaagaggaagtgatAAAGAAATAA
- the cfap36 gene encoding cilia- and flagella-associated protein 36 isoform X2 — translation MAEDDSDWVVESIVGYLGSPEWVIPVTDFMENKCTVFDDEDENKLSYTEIHQQYKKLVEKLLENYMQEVGINEQQFLDACSSPFAKSKTLQSVFQPVLATDDFQMFRSLMVQKNMELQLQALRVIKERNGALPECLTDGVDVMTELQQQEMKILQEVLKKSKEEYEEQMSRRLLFKEGVGSTSSNCSDMPMAESDRAQNTTSAPSQQRTNAKVQHVVTPMDPCVQVNGNPVRKDERKTTDPGGGDEKGSAKGRSKLIPDCSSNSVESRVLPAVRAPVKSGEPSVSSLPRTTEQSSSRSQTAAETCLEEAHREAGFSKPFTELSASQQEQLQQRAAYLCQQRDKLHALKKEQQKTKQTTTSEQAPTPAPTPAPTTTPEAVGQSQRNGACTPPLPPPTPAQHSANSSRQKEISAEERKKLQKRKHLADKLKEEVIKK, via the exons TTTTTGATGACGAAGATGAAAATAAGTTATCATACACAGAAATTCATCAGCAGTATAAGAAGTTG GTGGAGAAGCTGTTAGAGAATTACATGCAGGAGGTTGGCATCAACGAGCAGCAGTTTCTGGATGCGTGCTCCTCTCCCTTTGCCAAGTCCAAAACTCTACAG tCGGTTTTCCAGCCAGTTCTGGCCACAGATGACTTCCAAATGTTCCGCTCGCTGATGGTTCAGAAGAATATGGAACTACAACTTCAAGCCCTCAGGGTCATTAAAGAGAGAAATG gGGCGCTTCCAGAGTGTCTGACTGATGGTGTGGATGTGATGACAGAGTTGCAGCAGCAAGAGATGAAAATCCTGCAAGAGGTTCTCAA AAAATCAAAAGAGGAGTATGAAGAGCAAATGTCCAGGAGGCTGCTGTTCAAGGAAGGCGTGGGTTCCACCTCCAGCAACTGCTCTGATATGCCAATGGCAGAGAGCGACAGAGCCCAGAATACCACCTCTGCTCCCAGCCAGCAACGCACCAATGCCAAG GTGCAACATGTAGTAACGCCAATGGATCCTTGTGTCCAGGTCAACGGCAACCCTGTCAGAAAAGACGAGAGGAAGACAACTGACCCCGGAGGTGGAGATGAAAAAGGTTCAGCCAAGGGCAGGTCCAAACTCATACCAG ATTGTAGCAGTAACAGTGTGGAGTCCAGAGTCCTTCCAGCAGTGAGAGCTCCAGTAAAGTCTGGCGAGCCCTCCGTCAGCAGCCTTCCTCGGaccacagagcagagcagcagcaggagccagACTGCAGCCGAAACGTGTCTGGAGGAGGCACATAGGGAGGCTGGCTTCTCTAAGCCATTTACT GAGTTGTCAGCGtcacagcaggagcagctccagcagagggcagcataTCTGTGTCAGCAGCGAGACAAGCTGCACGCGCTGAagaaagagcagcagaaaaCCAAGCAGACCACCACATCAGAGCAGGCACCCACACCAGCACCCACACCAGCACCCACCACCACCCCG GAGGCAGTGGGGCAGTCCCAGAGGAATGGGGCCTGtacccctcctcttcctccgcctACTCCTGCACAGCACTCTGCTAACTCGTCCAGACAGAAG GAAATATCtgctgaggagaggaagaagctccagaagagaaaacatcttGCCGACAAgctgaaagaggaagtgatAAAGAAATAA